One Paenibacillus sp. SYP-B4298 genomic window, CAGTAGGCACTTCATTCAACGATGATGCTGTATTCGAGGAGGAGATTGGCGATACTTCGATAGGCATTCCGTGGGAGCTTGATCTGGAACAGGTCATGCAGCTTGAGCCTGATTTGATCATCTATAGCGTTCCTGATGCTTACGATAAATTAAGCCAAATTGCCCCTACAATTACTGTGGAGAATTTATACGCAAATCCTGATCTTAATCGTATCGTAAAGATTGGCGATTTTGTCGGACGCAAAGAGAAAGCAGAACAGCTATACAATGAGTTGCTAGCCCTGATTGCGGAAATTAAACAAGACCTGGTTAACCATGAATTGACAGATAAGTCGGTTGTTCTTATGGAGCAGACAAACCAAGGCGGTATATCCATCTTTGGGAATAACTACGGCAGAGGCGGAGAGTTGCTATACAATCATCTGGGCATGAAAGCGCCACAACGAGTGCTGGATGATATTATTAACCATCCTGATGATCCAAAGTATCGGGAAGTATCATTGGAAGTGCTTCATGAATACCAGGGTGAATTTATTTTTACTGGCAGCCGAACGGCTGAAGCTTTAAGCGGTAATCCGCTTTGGGAAAATCTCGAAGCTGTGAAAGCAGGCAGAGTGATCATCGTAGATGAAGGTATGTTTTGGTTTAATGATTATTTATCACTGGATGCCCAGTTGAAGTATATACAAAAGGAACTGTTGGCGCATGCTGAAAAGTAAGACCCAGTGAACGAAAAATTCCGCATAGTCTGACAGACGATGATAAGAGGAGTGAATGATGATTCAACCAGCCAGGGAAGCAAATGAAGGGTTCAGTTCTGACCAGATAGACAAGATGGCACAACTATGGGCTCGTTCGCTCATCACATTGGTTGACGTGCGGTTGAGTCACATCCACTCTGAGTCTCCATTACTCAACTATCGCATGCCAACCAGTATCCAGATATTTATTAGCGGTGCAATGGCTAATGTGCAATTAAATCATACGGTCTATGCGGTAGATCGTTTTGCCGTGTTTCATGGCGGCAAGGGTACAAAGCTCAGCATATGGGCGCTAGACGGTTCTGTTGATGTGTTCATGGTGCTATACAAAGCAGAGCTGCCAGCCAAGCGGAGTGAAGAGGTGCACTGCTTGATGGAGCAAATCAACCCCTTTCAACAGCAGTTTGGTTGTGTCCCAAGCAATCCGATTATGCTCAAGAGCTTGTTTCAACAGATGTTCGATCATTGGCTGCTTGTGTCACCATTGGAGCAGTTACATGCCAAAACTTTGTTATATCAATCGGTTCGTGAGATCTACAATGATTTGCGTACCGATCGCTTGAAGCTATTACAGCCCGACCCCGTGAGTTCAACCAAGCGTTATTTGGACGAACAATATATGAATCCTGTGCTTTTTGAAGAAATAGCCGATATGTTTGCTATAAGCAGAGGGCAATTGACGCGGCTGTTTAAAAGAAGATTCGGGATGAGTCTGCAGGAGTATGTGACGTTGAAGCGGCTTAAAGCAGCCTCTGAGGGATTGCTTTACAGCAATGCAACGATCAAGGAAGTAGCGATGAGCTGTGGCATGGTGGAGGAGCTTAACTTAATACGTTTATTTAAAAAATATTATCGGATGACGCCAAGCGAATATCGGAACAAAAAGATAGCCGCGATGCACGATTATGATATTGATAACCATTCTCAACATCTCTACAATGGAAAAGGGCTAGAGGATATAGTCGAAATTCATAGAGATGGGGATTACAGTATGCTTCAAGAACTGAAGAGCAAGGAGTTTATTGTCGCTGCAATGATGTGTCTTATGATGTTGTTATCAGCGTGCTCATCATCGACGTCAACGAATCAGAATGAAGCGGCAATTGCAGAGTCGAAGGGGAACGAAACAAACAACGAAACAAGAACGATAAGCACGGTGCGGGGTGATATCGAGGTGCCTGTAAATCCGCAGCGTGTTGTCGTGCAATATTTAATGGGCGATGTAGTCGCTCTCGGCATTAAGCCGGTTGGTATTTCGGACGTCTACGATGGCGCGGCCTTTGCCGAGCAGGTATCTGATATTACTGTTCTGGAATGGATGCCTGATTGGGACGGGGAAGATGTGATGAAACTGCAGCCGGATCTTATTATTGTTATTGGTGAGGATTATGTGGATAAGCTTTCCAAAATTGCGCCTACGGTGTTAGTGCCGTTGATTGATATGACACAGGATGAGCGGATTACATTTATGGGCGAGGTGTTGAACAGGCAGGAAGCTGCGGCTGCAGCGATTGAGGAGTATAAAGAGACGGTAGAGACGGCTAAGTCGAACCTGAAGCAGGCTGGTTTTGACAATTATTCGGTATCTGTCTTTGAAGGAGGCTCCGATGCAACCATGTTTGTCTTTGGTGACAAATTTGGTGCGGGAAGTGTCGTTTACGCCTCATTGGGTCTGCGTGCGCCCGAGACTGTTCAGACTGCTATTCTGGATAAAGGGATTTCCAAACAAGGCTTGTCTTTTGAAGTATTGGCTAATTATAGCGGCGACTTTATTATTCGCAATAGCTATGAAGGAATGGTTGATTTATCTGACGATGCGATCTGGAACTCGCTGGAGGCTGTCCAGAATAATCGTGTCATTGAGATTAAATTTGGGTTGAATTTTTATACAGACATTTATTCGACTATCGCTCAAATTAAAACGGTCTCATCAGAATTGCTGCGACGGTTGGAAGAGACTAAAAATTAAAGGGAAATCGTGATGACGAACAAACTGCAGGCAAAGCCTCATGGGGCAATCAAATTTACATTTTATATCGTGATCGGGCTTGGATTGACGGTTCTCATGTCGGCGTTGTCGATTAGCTTCGGCGCCGCCGATATGAGAATAGCGACTGCTTGGGAAGCTATATTCCGTTTTGATCCAACGCTAACAGAACACCAGATTATACAAACGATGCGGCTCCCGCGCACGGTAGCCGATCTCATGGTCGGATGCAGCCTGGCGGTGTGCGGCGCGATTATGCAAGGGACAACACGCAATCCGCTTGCAGATTCGGGGCTGATGGGGATCAGCTCAGGAGCTGCTTTTGCGATAGCGCTGTGCCTGGCCTTTTTGCCAGGCTACACGTATGGACAGATGATGCTGTTTGCTTGTCTCGGTGCTGCTCTGGCAACCGGGATGACGTATTTTATCGCTTCATTGGGCAGGAGAGGGATGACTCCTCAGCGGTTGGTACTGGCCGGTTTGTCCATTTCCATGCTATTCAGCGCGCTCAGTCAATATTTGGCGATCAATTACAATCTGGGGCGTGCGCTTGCATTCTGGACAGCAGGGAGCACAGCAGGGGCGAAGTGGGGAGAATTACTCCTGATCTTCCCGTTGTTTATTGGTGGTGTACTGCTTGCGTTGGCTCTTTCGCCATCGGTCACCGTACTTAGTATGGGGGAGGATGTAGCTGGAGGGCTCGGGATTCGCAGTGGTTTGATCAAGGGGCTGTCAACTATTGTTGTGCTGGTTCTTACGGGACTTGCCGTCGTTGTCGTTGGGCCTGTCGGTTTTGTCGGGTTGATCACACCGCATATTGTGCGCTATATGGTCGGTGTCGATTATCGCTACATTATTCCTGCCGCTGCGCTGTATGGAGCGTTGCTGACGGTTTCGGCCGACTTGGCCGGGCGGCTTGTCAATAAACCGTTCGAGACGCCAATCGGCATTATTTTCTCCATTATTGGTGTTCCGTACTTCCTCTTTTTGGCACGCAGGCAAAGGAGGGAGTTTGAATGAGCAAGCAGCGATTTAGCATGCAGCGCGGCATCTTCGTCAATGTACTGCTCTTGGTGATGATTTTTGTTATTGCTGCCATCAGTGTGAACTCTGGGAAAATGAACGTAACTCCGATAGAGGTGCTTCATGTGCTGCTTGGAAACGGCACGGATCAGCAAAATTTGATTGTGTTGGATTTTCGTTTGCCGCGTATCGTGCTGGCGATTTTGGTCGGCCTCGGGATGGGAGCCTCCGGAGTCGTGATGCAGAGCTTGCTGCGCAACGATATGGCCAGTCCAGGGACATTGGGCATTAGCTCGGGATCGAGCTTGTTCGTCTTGTTATTTGTCGTGTACATCGCATCTGTCGGTACGAGTTCATTTATTTTGTTGCCTCTGCTGGCCTTTGTGGGGGGCATGCTGGCGGCCGGGATGATATTTTTACTTTCATATCAGCGCGGGCGAGCGATTTCACCGATTGGCTTGATTATGACGGGAGTCGCGCTAGGCAGCGGCTACGGGGCGTTGACTACCTTTTTGACACTGAAGCTTGACGATAGCCAGATGAATTTTATGCTGCGCTGGCTGGCGGGCAGCTTGTGGGGAGACGATTGGCGGTATATTTCCATTTTGACTCCATGGATCTTCATCTTGCTGGCTTATATTTTTTACAAGGCGCGCATGCTCAACACGCTCAATCTTGGCAACCAGACGGCAGAAGGGCTGGGACTTGCGGTGAAGCCGGAGTTTCTGGGGTTGTCGATTGCGGCAGTGGCGCTGTCTTCAGGCAGTGTTGCTTTGGGCGGCAGCTTTTTCTTTATTGGCTTGATTGCTCCCCATCTGGCGCGCAGGCTTGTAGGGCCGGATCATAAGTTGTTAATTCCGGCGGCCAGCTTGACCGGGGGCTTGATTGTCGTGTTGTCCGATACGATTACGCGCACGATCAGTCTGGGGGGAGACGTGCCGACGGGAATCATGATTACGATCATCAGTGTGCCGTATTTTCTCTATTTATTAGCGAAGGCGAATTAAGGTGTGTTTCAAAGCATCGTTAGAACGGGATAAGGAGGCTGCTATGAATTGTCTTACAGCAAACAAAATCGATATTGCTTACAATGATACATTGATTGTCAAAGCATTGGATTTGCAGGTTCCCAAAGGGCAGATTACATCCATCATTGGTCCAAACGGCTGTGGCAAGTCAACCGTCCTCAAAGCTGTAGGACGACTGCTCAAGACGAAAAAGGGAAGCGTCTATTTAAACGGTGACGACATCCAAAAGCTGTCTACAAAAGAAGTCGCTAAGCAAATGGCCATTTTGCCGCAGACGCCAACCGCTCCCAGTGGCTTGACGGTGGGGCAATTGGTGGCATATGGGCGGTTTCCGCACCAGCGGGGGTTTGGCAAGCTAAGCAAAGAGGACAAGCAGATTGTTGCTTGGGCCTTGTCGGTGACGCAGCTTGCCGAGTTCGAGCATCGCGAGGTCGATACGCTTTCTGGCGGGCAGCGTCAACGGGTATGGATTGCGATGGCACTGGCGCAACAGACCGATTTGATTTTACTCGATGAACCTACGACTTACCTGGATTTGGCGCACCAACTGGAAGTGCTGGAGCTGCTATATGAATTGAATCGCAAGCAGCAGGTAACGATTGTGATGGTGCTGCATGATTTGAACCTGGCGGCACGCTTCTCCGATTATATGGTAGCCATGCGCAGTGGTCAGGTGATGAAGCAGGGCACCTCTCAACAGGTGATGACAACGGAGACATTGCGCGCGGTGTTTGGCATCGAAGCGGATATTATGCAAGAGCCGCGAACCGGGCGGCCAGTGTATGTGACGTATCAGTTGCTGCGTGATGAGGGTCGCAAAATAGAAAAGGCGGAGCATCTCCACACATTCATAAGAGAGCAGGAGGCGGTAGCGACATGAAAATAACTTGGCTCGTCCTTACGGGCGCACGCAAATATTGGCTGCAGTACAGCCTGGGCTTTATTGGCCTTGCAATCGCTACGGTTGCGGGTTTTTACTTGCCCTGGGCGCTGCGTACCTTAACCCAGTTAGCGATGGAAGGCACCGCTAGTTTTGCCGCAGAGGCGCTTACGATCGGCTTGCTGCTGTTAGGAGCAACCACGCTGCAAGCGATAGGCACCTCTTTGTCTGGGTATATGAATCACTATACTGCACTTCATTGTGTAGCTGACTTGCGCACACGCTTGTATCGCAAATATCAGCAAATGAGTTTGCGCTATTTTAACCGCAGCAGAACGGGCGATTTGACGGGGCGTGTCGTCAATGACGCAATGGAGGCGGAAATTTTTATTGCTCACGTCATTCCTGAGTTTGTCGTCAATGGTTTAACTTTTGTTGGTGTCGGAATTCTGCTCCTGACGATTAATGTAAAGCTGGCGCTAATCAGTTTAATTACGATACCGATATTACTTGCGATTACGGTGTGGCAAAGCCGGTTTCTGGCACCGCTATGGGGAGAAAACTCCAAGGCACGGGGAGAGATATCCGGTAAAGTGCAGGAAAACCTGTCGGGGATGAAGGAAATTCAAATCTTCAACCGTCAAGAAGAAGAACAACGAAGAGTCCATCACCTGGCCTTGAAGCATACAAAAACGTATTTGCGAGCCAGTAAATATTATGAAACATCAGTACCGTTGCTCGCTTTTGTGACGGCGCTGGGAACCGTATTCGTTGTTATTTTTGGCGGTCGCCTGGTCAGCACGGGAGAAGTGACGATTGCGGATATTGTCGGTTTTATTGCCTATCTGGGCATGTTCTATGGCCCTGTGAAGTCATTCTCGGGATTGGTCGAGATGGCCGGACGCGCTGCTGCGGGGCTTCGCCGGGTGTATGAGGTGCTGGACGAAGAAGAGGATGTGAAGGAAAAGCGTCATGCATCGACCTTGCCGCGCGTACAAGGACAGATCACATTTCAGCAGGTGACGTTCTCGCATCAGGACGGATCTCCTATACTGGAGAAGTTGAATCTGACGATCGAGCCGGGACGCACGGTGGCGTTGGTGGGGACAACTGGTGTGGGCAAAACGACGCTGGTTAGTCTGGTGAATCGTTTTTATGATCCACAAGAAGGTTCGATCCTGATGGATGGTACGGATATTCGTGATGTTACGCTCCATAGCTTGCGCAATAATATATCGATGGTGCTGCAGGATACGTTCTTGTTTGACGGCTCGGTGTACGACAATATTGCGTATGGCTGGCAGGATGCGAGCCGTGAAGCTGTGCTCGCTGCTGCAAAGGCCGCAAAAGCCCATGACTTTATTGTGCAAATGGAACAGGGCTACGATACGATCATCGGGGAGCGCGGTGTGCGTCTGTCTGGCGGACAGAAGCAGCGGTTATCTATTGCACGGGCGATTTTGCGCAATGCCCCGGTCCTGATCCTGGATGAGGCGACGTCAGCTTTGGATACGAAGACGGAGCAGGAGATTCAGCAGGCGCTCGATGAAATCTCGAAAGATCGCACGACATTGGTGATTGCGCACCGTTTGTCGACCATACGTCATGCTGATCTGATTGTCGTTCTTGAAGGGACAGGCATTGCTGAAATGGGTACGCACGAGGAGTTATTGCAACGCAGCGGGACGTATGCGAAATTGTATTCGGCACAGGCATCGTAGAAAGAGGAGGAGAAAATCATGAACGCAGAATTAGAGCTTTACGATCTAACGATTATTGGCGGCGGTCCGGCAGGACTCTATGCTGCCTTCTACAGCGGCATGCGCGATATGAAGGTGAAGCTAATTGAGGCGAAGGAGGAATTGGGTGGACGGCTGCTGCTTTACCCGGAGAAGATGATCTGGGATGTGGGCGGCGTCACGCCGATTCGCTGCGAGCAGTTGATTCGACAGTTGATTCAACAGGCGAATACCTTCGAGCCCACGATTGTACTCGGACAGCAGATCAGCCATATGGAGCGGCTGGCGGATGGCACCATGATGGTGACATCAGAAAGCGGCGAGCGACATCATACACGCACCCTCATCCTGGCACTCGGCTATGGGGTATTGAAGATGGCCAAGCTGGACATCGAAGGAGCGGATCGCTATGAGTTGACTAACCTGCACTACACCGTGCAGGAATTGGAGCATTTTAGAGACAAACGTGTGTTGATCTCAGGCGGCGGTGACTCGGCTGTGGATTGGGCCAATGAGTTGGAGTCGATCGCAGCTAGTGTGACGGTTGTTCATAGACGGGAGCATTTCGGCGGCCATGAGAAGAACGTGAGGCGCATGAAGGAATCGACGGTGGATGTTCGCACCCCATATGCGTTATCCCAATTGTACGGGAATGAGGCCGGTGATGCGATTGAGGCGGTAAGCATCGCTTTGGTAAATGCGCAAGGAGAATTAGAGGGTGACACGGAGTGGCTGGAGGTAGACGAGGTGATCGTGAACCACGGCTTGCGCGGCGATTTTGGTTCAATTAAAGACTGGGGGATGGTGATGGGGGAATGGGATATTCCCGTCAATGAAAAGTTGTCCTCGAATCTGCCCGGGATCTTTGTTGCTGGTGACACCGCCGACTATGTCACCAAGGTTCGGCTGATTGCCGGGGCATTCACCGATGCAGTTCTTGCCGTAAACAATGCCAAGAAATACATGGATCCGGAAGCAAGCGGGATGGCGAGAGTATCCTCGCATAACAGCATCTTTAAGGAAAAGAACAAGGCTTTGGGAGTGTCAGAGGAAGATTCATAACATCTTTTAGGGCCTGTCTTCAAACCAGCTCAAGGACATCGGTAAAATCTACTCCAGCCGGATAGTGAAGACACGCCCTAGAATTTCAGTACAGTAGCAAAAACTAATTCCATTATATGTAAATAAAATCCCGAAGGTTGCCAACAAATCGATGATGGCTCACAAATTGTATTCCCCAATCTCCCACACCATCGATCTACTGGATATGAGCGGGTTCAATATCTGCTGCTGTAGCGTCGGTAACAACAACAGCCTTAGTTCGGGCGCGCCCGGACTAAGGCTGTGTGTTCTGTTACAGACACTTGCCGTTCACTGCAGCGCCAGATTGTGCTCAATCAGCTCGATGCGCTGAGCGACAGAGGCGAAGGAGCGCATCGCGTCCTGTGGTGTATGCAGCACATAATCTAGCAGTCGGTCGACGCTTGTTGACGCAACATGAATGCGGGTATCCGAAGAGGCATAGTAGATATACACTTCACCGTTATCGGCTGCAATGACGCCGTTGCAGAAGACGACATTGGAGACATCGCCGATTCGCTCGTCGCCCTCGGGTGCAATCAGATAGCCGCCAGGCCGATGGGTGACATGATAGGGCTTCTCCAGATCGGAGAGGAAGGCGTAGAGCACATAACGCAGTCCTGCTGCTGTATTTCTGACTCCGTGGGCGATGTGCAGCCAGCCGCGCTTCGTTTTGATTGGCGCCGGCCCCTGGCCGTTCTTTACTTCTTTGATTGTATGATAATACCGTTCGTCGATGATCATCTCCTTGTCAATCACCGCATGCTCGATGGAGGCGGACAGTCCCCAGCCGATGCCGCCGCCCGAGCCGGTGTCAATGAAGCCATCCTGCGGACGTGTATAGAAGGCATAGTGTCCGTCGACGAATTCCGGGTGCAGCACGACGTTGCGCTGCTGAGCGGACGCTGTCTTCAGATCATCGAGGCGCTCCCAGCTTGTCAGATCCTTGGTGCGAGCGATGCCGCATTGGGCGATAGCGCTGGACAGATCTCCCGGAACTGCGTCCGGGTCCTTGCGCTCGGTGCAGAACAGGCCGTAGATCCAGCCATCCTCATGTGCTACCAGGCGCATATCGTAGACATTCGTATCGGGAACCTCCGTCTCTGGCAGAACGACCGGACGGTCCCAGAAGCGGAAGCCGTCTACGCCGTTATCACTTTCAGCAACCGCAAAAAATGATTTCCGGTCAGCGCCTTCCACACGGGCTATCAGATAAAATTTCCCGTTTAAAGAGATGGCTCCGGGATTAAAAACCGCGTTAACCCCAATCCGTTCGGAGAAATAAGGGTTCGTTGCCGGGTCGAAATCATATTTCCAGATCAGCGGAGCGTGCGCTGCTGTCAATACAGGATAGTGATACCGGTCATAGACTCCGTTTCCGGCAGGAACGATGTCATTGCGGCGGGCAATAAGCGACTCGTATTGCTCTGTCAGAAGCTGTTTTCTTTGTTCAAAAATCCCCATATGAACTCCCTCGCTTTATGATGGTATAAGGCATGCTAGGCCAAGCGCTCCAGCAATTCCAGACAGGCTCTGCTGTTATGATAAGGGCACTTCCAGGCGCTGACCTTGGGCTCATGCGGCAGCGGCCTGCCTGCCTGATCTACTCCCCAGTGCCATTCGCCGTCCGCCTTATCGACAATGTATGTCTTGATAAAATGCCAGGCGTTCAGCGCGGCGGTCCTGTAAGACGCATTGCCGGATAACTGGTAAGCATTGTAGAACCCGACCATTGCTTCCGCTTGCGGCCACCAGTCTTTGTTCGCATCGGTCAGACCGCCGCCGTCAGCCTCGTTCCAGATGCCGCCGTCGTTGTCGGTACCGTTCTCATAGACAGCCTGAGCCATATCCACAGCGACTCGTCTGACTCTGTCCAGCAGCTCATGGTCGCCGAGCACCTCTGCGGCCTCCACGAGCAGCCAGCTTCCCTCGATGTCGTGCCCGTAGGAGACATGATCGCTTTTTACCTCCCAATCCTCTCCGAAAAAGAGCCGGAAGCCGTGCTGATCGGGATCAATAATGTGCTGGAGCGTAAGTTGAATTAATTCACTCAAGCTATTCCGCAGCTCATCGGATGTCCAGACGCGGTACAGATTCGTATAGGCCTCCATCACATGGAGATGTGTATTCATCGATTTCTTTTCGTTCAAGTCCTTATCGCTGAGGCTGAGGTTCGCAGTCGGCTTCCAGTCACGTGACAGCGCCTCGATGTAGCCCTGATGAACCTGATCATGCGCATGCTGCTCAAGCAGCCGGTAGACGGCAATGGCTGTCTGGAGGGCGTCGTCTGTCTGGAAGGCGCGGTAATACTCTGTAAGGGCATAGATTACGAAGGATTGGCCGTAGACCTGCTTTTTTAACTCAGACGGTTTTCCTGCATAATCGACACTCCAGTAAAAACCGCCATACTCCTTGTCCTGAAAGTGTTTCATTATATACCTGTAGGAGCGCTCGGCAATTTCCGCGTAGTTCACTTCTGGGAAATAACGGTAGGCGGCAGAGAAGGTCCACAAAATACGGGCATTCAGCACAAGCCCCTTGTCCGACGCGGCACGTATCTCCATCTGATGATTAATCTCGCCGATGAAGCCGCCGTGGCTGGTGTCGGTCGTCCGGCTGATCCAGAAGGGGAGAATGTTCTCCAGAAGCTCCGCCCGCAGCTCATCCGACCATTGCTTGTTATCCACCTTGAATCCTCTCCTTCTGCAGATGGGGTGAAAGCTGACTTGTGAAAACCTTGCACTTATCTAGATTCAATAGACAACACCTCGAAATGAATGAATGGGCGGATGATTGTCTTCTGAAGGAAGGGGAAAGCACGCCGCCTAAATTTAATATACGAGATAAAGGTTAAGTTATCAATACAAATTACTTAATAAAACAAAAACGTTAACCTAATTTATAAACTAAATTAAGTTAATGTTTTTGTTTTCACTGCTGTTTCTTCGGTTATCCCAGCTTTTTGACCGAATCGCGGTAAATAATGTTTCCTGGAATGAGCACACGGCCGTTCTGACGGCTGGAGCCGGCTATTTTCTCCATAATGAACTTTACCGTCGTTTCCGCCATCAGGCTTACATCCACTTCAACGGTTGTCAATTGGGGGTTGAGCAAGGTGGCGTACACATCATTATCGAAGCCAACGACCGAGCAGTCATCAGGTACGTGGTAGCCGTCTGCAGTAAGACGCTCATAGAGGTTATAGGCTACCTGGTCGCAGTTGCAGACAAAGGCTGTCGGCATCTTATCGGGAAGTTCAATGTTGATAAACACTCCGCGCTCGTCGCGGTCATTCAGAATGAGCCGATCCTCCAGAGCAAGTCCATGCTCAAGCAAAGACTTGTAATAACCGAGGAAGCGATCCTGAATGCTGCTTGTCGAATAAATATTGCCGACGTAAGCGATCTCGCGATGCCCCATCCGCAGCAGATAGTTCGTTAGCTCGTATGCACCGTAGAAATTATCGGTGACAATGGAGTCGATCTCGGCATGCTCGTCGTAAAAATCAAGGAACAGCTTGGGCAATTTCATTTTTTGGACGGTCTCGATATAAGGCTTGCTGACCTGACCCAGAATAACGATGCCGTCCACCTTGCTCTCGTTGTAAATTCTCGGAAAGTTGAGCTGCTCCTCATCCTCATTGCTCAAAATATTGAGGATGCCAAAGTAACCGAACCGATCAAGATGCAGCGAAATTTGCTGATACACACGCATATAGAAAGAATCATTAATGCCGGTAAACCGTTGCGGGATCATAACCCCGACGTTATAAGACAGCCCTTCCTTAATTGTTTTGGCTGCAGAGTTATATCTATAACCAAGCTCGTCGGCAACCTTTTTGATTTTGAGCTTCAGGCTGTCGCTGACGCCTTCCTTATCGCTTAACGCCTTGGATACCGTAACGCTGCTGACTCCTAGCGTATTTGCGATATCTTTCATCGTAATGTTGTTTTTCATCCTATCTATTCACCATCCCAGAAATGTAGATTAAAGCGGAATCAGCAAGTTATTCAGCCACTAGGGTGTGTATGCAAACTCCGCAAGGAGCAGATGTTGCCGAATTTTCGTTCCATGCCAGGCGCTTTTTCGCAGGCGTACCGGGGTACGCCTGCGAAAAGCAACGCAGCAGGGAGCGAAAAGGCGGGGATAGATGCCCTTATGCGGGTTTGCATACACGCCCTAGTATACAACTAAGCTAACAGGAGATAAAGTATTTTCAGTGCTTAACAAAAGTCTAAATGGGAGAGAACTTAAATAAATATTGACAAGGAAGCGTCTTCAAAATAGACTGTAGTAGTAATTTATCGATAACTTAATAAAATTAAGAGAGGGGATTAAGCGGAATGACAAAAAGAAAGCTTGCTATCGGTTTCTTGTCATTAAATTTGTTTGCTGCTGTACTCGCCGGTTGCTCAGGAAATAACAATGGCAGCATTGCTCCCGTAGCGGGGACCAATAACAGCGGAAGCGAAGCGAACGCTTCAGGACCATCCGGTGAGATTACAGTCATTACCCAAAGAACGGATATTGTTGATACGGTATTTAAGGATTATGCAACCGAATTCAATAAAACCTACCCGGATGTAAAGGTGAAGTTTCAAGCGCTTTCCGATTATGAAGGTCAAATTACAGTCCGTATGAATTCCAAGGATTACGGTGATGTACTGCTGCTGCCGACGAGCATACCTCTGGCGGATACACCGGAATTTTTTGAGCCGCTTGGCAGCTTTGACGAGCTGAGCAAGGAATACATCGGTCTGGAGGAGCGCACAGTTGACGGGCAAGCCTATGGCATCCCTCTGGCCGTCAATTTCTCCGGCGTCTTGTATAACAAAAAGGTATTCGAGGATGCAGGAGTCACGAAGGCGCCGCGTACACCGGATGAGTTCCTCGCAGCGCTGAAGGCTATCAAGGAAAAGGGAGACGCTATTCCGCTGTACACCAACTATGCGGACAGTTGGCCGCTTACCCAGTGGGAAGCCGTGCTGACCACAGTAGCTGGCCGTGTGGATTATGTCAATATCGAGCAGCCAAACACAGATGATAACTTTGTGGCGGGACAGCCGCATTATGAGCTGTATAAGTTAATGTATGATGCAGCTAAGGAAGGTCTGATCGAGCCTGACCCGACGACGACAAACTGGGAATCCTCAAAGGCGGATATGGCTAACGGCAAAATCGGGGCGATGGTGCTGGGCTCCTGGGCGATCGGCCAGGTACAGGGCCTTGCAGCGAATAAAGATCATATCGCATACATGCCATTCCCTACCAATGCACAGCAAGTCATCATGCCCTTGGCGGACGATTACATGCTGGGTATCAGCAAGTACAGCAAGAACAAGGA contains:
- a CDS encoding ABC transporter ATP-binding protein, with amino-acid sequence MNCLTANKIDIAYNDTLIVKALDLQVPKGQITSIIGPNGCGKSTVLKAVGRLLKTKKGSVYLNGDDIQKLSTKEVAKQMAILPQTPTAPSGLTVGQLVAYGRFPHQRGFGKLSKEDKQIVAWALSVTQLAEFEHREVDTLSGGQRQRVWIAMALAQQTDLILLDEPTTYLDLAHQLEVLELLYELNRKQQVTIVMVLHDLNLAARFSDYMVAMRSGQVMKQGTSQQVMTTETLRAVFGIEADIMQEPRTGRPVYVTYQLLRDEGRKIEKAEHLHTFIREQEAVAT
- a CDS encoding FecCD family ABC transporter permease yields the protein MSKQRFSMQRGIFVNVLLLVMIFVIAAISVNSGKMNVTPIEVLHVLLGNGTDQQNLIVLDFRLPRIVLAILVGLGMGASGVVMQSLLRNDMASPGTLGISSGSSLFVLLFVVYIASVGTSSFILLPLLAFVGGMLAAGMIFLLSYQRGRAISPIGLIMTGVALGSGYGALTTFLTLKLDDSQMNFMLRWLAGSLWGDDWRYISILTPWIFILLAYIFYKARMLNTLNLGNQTAEGLGLAVKPEFLGLSIAAVALSSGSVALGGSFFFIGLIAPHLARRLVGPDHKLLIPAASLTGGLIVVLSDTITRTISLGGDVPTGIMITIISVPYFLYLLAKAN
- a CDS encoding FecCD family ABC transporter permease; the protein is MTNKLQAKPHGAIKFTFYIVIGLGLTVLMSALSISFGAADMRIATAWEAIFRFDPTLTEHQIIQTMRLPRTVADLMVGCSLAVCGAIMQGTTRNPLADSGLMGISSGAAFAIALCLAFLPGYTYGQMMLFACLGAALATGMTYFIASLGRRGMTPQRLVLAGLSISMLFSALSQYLAINYNLGRALAFWTAGSTAGAKWGELLLIFPLFIGGVLLALALSPSVTVLSMGEDVAGGLGIRSGLIKGLSTIVVLVLTGLAVVVVGPVGFVGLITPHIVRYMVGVDYRYIIPAAALYGALLTVSADLAGRLVNKPFETPIGIIFSIIGVPYFLFLARRQRREFE
- a CDS encoding AraC family transcriptional regulator; the encoded protein is MMIQPAREANEGFSSDQIDKMAQLWARSLITLVDVRLSHIHSESPLLNYRMPTSIQIFISGAMANVQLNHTVYAVDRFAVFHGGKGTKLSIWALDGSVDVFMVLYKAELPAKRSEEVHCLMEQINPFQQQFGCVPSNPIMLKSLFQQMFDHWLLVSPLEQLHAKTLLYQSVREIYNDLRTDRLKLLQPDPVSSTKRYLDEQYMNPVLFEEIADMFAISRGQLTRLFKRRFGMSLQEYVTLKRLKAASEGLLYSNATIKEVAMSCGMVEELNLIRLFKKYYRMTPSEYRNKKIAAMHDYDIDNHSQHLYNGKGLEDIVEIHRDGDYSMLQELKSKEFIVAAMMCLMMLLSACSSSTSTNQNEAAIAESKGNETNNETRTISTVRGDIEVPVNPQRVVVQYLMGDVVALGIKPVGISDVYDGAAFAEQVSDITVLEWMPDWDGEDVMKLQPDLIIVIGEDYVDKLSKIAPTVLVPLIDMTQDERITFMGEVLNRQEAAAAAIEEYKETVETAKSNLKQAGFDNYSVSVFEGGSDATMFVFGDKFGAGSVVYASLGLRAPETVQTAILDKGISKQGLSFEVLANYSGDFIIRNSYEGMVDLSDDAIWNSLEAVQNNRVIEIKFGLNFYTDIYSTIAQIKTVSSELLRRLEETKN